A genomic window from Cucumis melo cultivar AY chromosome 8, USDA_Cmelo_AY_1.0, whole genome shotgun sequence includes:
- the LOC103499514 gene encoding probable galactinol--sucrose galactosyltransferase 2 isoform X1, which produces MTVTPKISVNDGNLVVHGKTILTGVPDNIVLTPGSGLGLVAGAFIGATASNSKSLHVFPVGVLEGTRFLCCFRFKLWWMTQRMGTSGRDIPFETQFLLMESKGNDGEDPDNSSTIYTVFLPLLEGQFRAALQGNEKNEMEICLESGDNTVETNQGLSLVYMHAGTNPFEVITQAVKAVEKHTQTFLHREKKKLPSFLDWFGWCTWDAFYTDVTAEGVVEGLKSLSEGGAPPKFLIIDDGWQQIEAKPKDADCVVQEGAQFASRLSGIKENHKFQKNGNNYDQVPGLKVVVDDAKKQHKVKFVYAWHALAGYWGGVKPASPGMEHYDSALAYPVQSPGMLGNQPDIVVDSLAVHGIGLVHPKKVFNFYNELHSYLASCGIDGVKVDVQNIIETLGAGHGGRVTLTRSYHQALEASIARNFSDNGCIACMCHNTDSLYSAKQTAVVRASDDYYPRDPASHTIHISSVAYNSLFLGEFMQPDWDMFHSLHPTAEYHGAARAIGGCAIYVSDKPGNHNFDLLKKLVLPDGSVLRAQLPGRPTRDSLFNDPARDGTSLLKIWNMNKCSGVVGVFNCQGAGWCRITKKTRIHDESPGTLTTSVRAADVDAISQVAGADWKGDTIVYAYRSGDLIRLPKGASVPVTLKVLEYDLFHISPLKDIASNISFAPIGLLDMFNTGGAVEQVNVQVVEPIPEFDGEVASELTCSLPNDRPPTATITMKARGCRRFGLYSSQRPLKCSVDKVDVDFVYDEVTGLVTFEIPIPTEEMYRWNIEIQV; this is translated from the exons ATGACGGTCACACCGAAAATTTCTGTCAACGATGGCAACTTGGTGGTTCACGGGAAGACCATACTGACTGGGGTTCCTGACAACATTGTGCTGACCCCAGGATCTGGCCTTGGACTCGTTGCTGGCGCTTTCATTGGTGCCACTGCTTCGAACAGTAAAAGTCTACATGTTTTCCCAGTCGGTGTTTTAGA GGGTACTCGCTTCCTATGTTGTTTCCGTTTCAAGTTATGGTGGATGACCCAAAGAATGGGAACATCTGGGAGAGACATCCCTTTCGAGACACAGTTCCTGCTGATGGAGAGCAAGGGTAACGATGGAGAGGATCCTGATAATTCTTCGACCATCTACACCGTCTTCCTTCCTCTCCTTGAGGGCCAGTTCCGTGCTGCCCTGCAaggaaatgaaaagaatgagatGGAGATTTGCCTCGAGAGTG GAGATAACACTGTTGAGACCAACCAAGGACTTTCTCTTGTCTATATGCATGCTGGGACAAATCCCTTTGAAGTTATCACTCAAGCAGTGAA GGCTGTTGAAAAGCATACGCAAACTTTTCTAcatagagagaagaaaaag TTACCTTCCTTCCTTGACTGGTTTGGTTGGTGTACTTGGGATGCTTTTTACACTGATGTCACTGCTGAGGGTGTTGTGGAAGGTCTCAAAAG CCTTTCAGAGGGAGGGGCACCTCCAAAGTTCTTAATCATAGATGATGGTTGGCAACAGATAGAAGCCAAACCAAAAGATGCTGATTGTGTTGTACAAGAGGGAGCACA gTTTGCAAGTAGGCTGTCTggaataaaagaaaatcataaGTTTCAGAAAAATGGGAATAACTATGATCAGGTCCCAGGCCTAAAGGTGGTTGTTGATGATGCCAAGAAACAACACAAAGTAAA ATTTGTGTATGCATGGCATGCTTTGGCTGGATATTGGGGTGGTGTGAAACCAGCAAGTCCAGGCATGGAGCATTATGATTCCGCTTTGGCGTACCCGGTCCAGTCACCGGGTATGTTGGGCAACCAACCAGACATAGTTGTAGACAGCTTGGCTGTTCATGGCATTGGCCTTGTGCATCCAAAGAAAGTCTTTAATTTCTATAATGAGCTTCATTCCTACTTGGCTTCCTGTGGTATCGATGGCGTAAAGGTTGATGTGCAAAACATTATTGAAACCCTCGGTGCTGGTCATGGTGGCAGGGTTACACTTACTCGTAGCTACCATCAGGCTCTTGAAGCTTCGATTGCTCGTAACTTTTCTGACAATGGATGCATTGCTTGTATGTGCCACAACACTGACAGTCTCTACAGTGCCAAACAGACTGCGGTCGTGAGAGCTTCTGATGACTATTACCCTCGTGATCCTGCCTCCCACACCATTCATATTTCTTCTGTGGCTTACAATTCTCTTTTCCTTGGAGAGTTCATGCAGCCTGACTGGGATATGTTCCAT AGTTTACATCCGACAGCAGAGTATCACGGTGCTGCTCGTGCAATTGGCGGATGTGCAATTTATGTCAG TGACAAACCAGGTAACCACAACTTTGACCTGTTGAAGAAACTAGTCCTTCCCGATGGATCAGTTCTTCGTGCTCAGTTACCTGGCCGACCGACACGTGACTCTTTGTTCAACGATCCAGCTAGAGATGGCACCAG CCTGCTCAAAATTTGGAATATGAACAAATGTTCTGGTGTTGTTGGAGTATTCAATTGCCAAGGTGCCGGTTGGTGCAGGATCACAAAGAAAACTCGCATTCACGACGAGTCTCCGGGTACACTCACTACGTCTGTCCGTGCAGCTGATGTTGATGCTATTTCGCAAGTTGCAGGTGCCGATTGGAAGGGTGATACTATTGTTTATGCCTATCGATCAG GGGATTTGATTCGATTGCCAAAAGGTGCTTCAGTTCCAGTTACCCTCAAAGTCTTGGAATATGATCTTTTCCATATTTCTCCTCTGAAG GACATCGCATCGAACATCTCATTTGCACCAATTGGTCTACTTGACATGTTCAACACCGGTGGTGCTGTCGAGCAAGTTAATGTCCAAGTGGTCGAACCAATACCAGAGTTCGATGGTGAAGTTGCTTCTGAGCTAACATGTTCTCTCCCCAATGATCGACCTCCGACAGCTACTATCACCATGAAAGCCCGAGGATGCAGAAGGTTTGGTCTATACTCGTCCCAACGTCCTCTGAAATGCAGTGTGGACAAGGTCGATGTCGACTTTGTGTACGACGAGGTCACAGGGTTAGTCACCTTCGAAATTCCTATCCCGACGGAGGAAATGTATAGATGGAACATTGAAATTCAAGTTTAA
- the LOC103499514 gene encoding probable galactinol--sucrose galactosyltransferase 2 (The RefSeq protein has 5 substitutions compared to this genomic sequence) produces MTVTPKISVNDGNLVVHGKTILTGVPDNIVLTPGSGLGLVAGAFIGATASNSKSLHVFPVGVLEGTRFLCCFRFKLWWMTQRMGTSGRDIPFETQFLLMESKGNDGEDPDNSSTIYTVFLPLLEGQFRAALQGNEKNEMEICLESGDNTVETNQGLSLVYMHAGTNPFEVITQAVKAVEKHTQTFLHREKKKLPSFLDWFGWCTWDAFYTDATAEGVVEGLKSLSEGGAPPKFLIIDDGWQQIEAKPKDADCVVQEGAQFASRLSGIKENHKFQKNGNNYDQVPGLKVVVDDAKKQHKVKFVYAWHALAGYWGGVKPASPGMEHYDSALAYPVQSPGMLGNQPDIVVDSLAVHGIGLVHPKKVFNFYNELHSYLASCGIDGVKVDVQNIIETLGAGHGGRVTLTRSYHQALEASIARNFSDNGCIACMCHNTDSLYSAKQTAVVRASDDYYPRDPTSHTIHISSVAYNSLFLGEFMQPDWDMFHSLHPTAEYHGAARAIGGCAIYVSDKPGNHNFDLLKKLVLPDGSVLRAQLPGRPTRDSLFNDPARDGISLLKIWNMNKCSGVVGVFNCQGAGWCRITKKTRIHDESPGTLTTSVRAADVDAISQVAGADWKGDTIVYAYRSGDLIRLPKGASVPVTLKVLEYDLLHISPLKDIASNISFAPIGLLDMFNTGGAVEQVNVQVVEPIPEFDGEVASELTCSLPNDRPPTATITMKARGCRRFGLYSSQRPLKCSVDKVDVDFVYDEVTGLVTFEIPIPTEEMYRWDIEIQV; encoded by the exons ATGACGGTCACACCGAAAATTTCTGTCAACGATGGCAACTTGGTGGTTCACGGGAAGACCATACTGACTGGGGTTCCTGACAACATTGTGCTGACCCCAGGATCTGGCCTTGGACTCGTTGCTGGCGCTTTCATTGGTGCCACTGCTTCGAACAGTAAAAGTCTACATGTTTTCCCAGTCGGTGTTTTAGA GGGTACTCGCTTCCTATGTTGTTTCCGTTTCAAGTTATGGTGGATGACCCAAAGAATGGGAACATCTGGGAGAGACATCCCTTTCGAGACACAGTTCCTGCTGATGGAGAGCAAGGGTAACGATGGAGAGGATCCTGATAATTCTTCGACCATCTACACCGTCTTCCTTCCTCTCCTTGAGGGCCAGTTCCGTGCTGCCCTGCAaggaaatgaaaagaatgagatGGAGATTTGCCTCGAGAGTG GAGATAACACTGTTGAGACCAACCAAGGACTTTCTCTTGTCTATATGCATGCTGGGACAAATCCCTTTGAAGTTATCACTCAAGCAGTGAA GGCTGTTGAAAAGCATACGCAAACTTTTCTAcatagagagaagaaaaag TTACCTTCCTTCCTTGACTGGTTTGGTTGGTGTACTTGGGATGCTTTTTACACTGATGTCACTGCTGAGGGTGTTGTGGAAGGTCTCAAAAG CCTTTCAGAGGGAGGGGCACCTCCAAAGTTCTTAATCATAGATGATGGTTGGCAACAGATAGAAGCCAAACCAAAAGATGCTGATTGTGTTGTACAAGAGGGAGCACA gTTTGCAAGTAGGCTGTCTggaataaaagaaaatcataaGTTTCAGAAAAATGGGAATAACTATGATCAGGTCCCAGGCCTAAAGGTGGTTGTTGATGATGCCAAGAAACAACACAAAGTAAA ATTTGTGTATGCATGGCATGCTTTGGCTGGATATTGGGGTGGTGTGAAACCAGCAAGTCCAGGCATGGAGCATTATGATTCCGCTTTGGCGTACCCGGTCCAGTCACCGGGTATGTTGGGCAACCAACCAGACATAGTTGTAGACAGCTTGGCTGTTCATGGCATTGGCCTTGTGCATCCAAAGAAAGTCTTTAATTTCTATAATGAGCTTCATTCCTACTTGGCTTCCTGTGGTATCGATGGCGTAAAGGTTGATGTGCAAAACATTATTGAAACCCTCGGTGCTGGTCATGGTGGCAGGGTTACACTTACTCGTAGCTACCATCAGGCTCTTGAAGCTTCGATTGCTCGTAACTTTTCTGACAATGGATGCATTGCTTGTATGTGCCACAACACTGACAGTCTCTACAGTGCCAAACAGACTGCGGTCGTGAGAGCTTCTGATGACTATTACCCTCGTGATCCTGCCTCCCACACCATTCATATTTCTTCTGTGGCTTACAATTCTCTTTTCCTTGGAGAGTTCATGCAGCCTGACTGGGATATGTTCCAT AGTTTACATCCGACAGCAGAGTATCACGGTGCTGCTCGTGCAATTGGCGGATGTGCAATTTATGTCAG TGACAAACCAGGTAACCACAACTTTGACCTGTTGAAGAAACTAGTCCTTCCCGATGGATCAGTTCTTCGTGCTCAGTTACCTGGCCGACCGACACGTGACTCTTTGTTCAACGATCCAGCTAGAGATGGCACCAG CCTGCTCAAAATTTGGAATATGAACAAATGTTCTGGTGTTGTTGGAGTATTCAATTGCCAAGGTGCCGGTTGGTGCAGGATCACAAAGAAAACTCGCATTCACGACGAGTCTCCGGGTACACTCACTACGTCTGTCCGTGCAGCTGATGTTGATGCTATTTCGCAAGTTGCAGGTGCCGATTGGAAGGGTGATACTATTGTTTATGCCTATCGATCAG GGGATTTGATTCGATTGCCAAAAGGTGCTTCAGTTCCAGTTACCCTCAAAGTCTTGGAATATGATCTTTTCCATATTTCTCCTCTGAAG GACATCGCATCGAACATCTCATTTGCACCAATTGGTCTACTTGACATGTTCAACACCGGTGGTGCTGTCGAGCAAGTTAATGTCCAAGTGGTCGAACCAATACCAGAGTTCGATGGTGAAGTTGCTTCTGAGCTAACATGTTCTCTCCCCAATGATCGACCTCCGACAGCTACTATCACCATGAAAGCCCGAGGATGCAGAAGGTTTGGTCTATACTCGTCCCAACGTCCTCTGAAATGCAGTGTGGACAAGGTCGATGTCGACTTTGTGTACGACGAGGTCACAGGGTTAGTCACCTTCGAAATTCCTATCCCGACGGAGGAAATGTATAGATGGAACATTGAAATTCAAGTTTAA